In a genomic window of Corvus moneduloides isolate bCorMon1 chromosome 17, bCorMon1.pri, whole genome shotgun sequence:
- the EEF1A2 gene encoding elongation factor 1-alpha 2 — protein MGKEKTHINIVVIGHVDSGKSTTTGHLIYKCGGIDKRTIEKFEKEAAEMGKGSFKYAWVLDKLKAERERGITIDISLWKFETTKYYITIIDAPGHRDFIKNMITGTSQADCAVLIVAAGVGEFEAGISKNGQTREHALLAYTLGVKQLIVGINKMDSTEPPYSEKRYDEIVKEVSAYIKKIGYNPATVPFVPISGWHGDNMLEPSPNMPWFKGWKVERKEGNASGVSLLEALDTILPPTRPTDKPLRLPLQDVYKIGGIGTVPVGRVETGILRPGMVVTFAPVNITTEVKSVEMHHEALSEALPGDNVGFNVKNVSVKDIRRGNVCGDSKSDPPQEAAQFTSQVIILNHPGQISAGYSPVIDCHTAHIACKFAELKEKIDRRSGKKLEDNPKSLKSGDAAIVEMIPGKPMCVESFSQYPPLGRFAVRDMRQTVAVGVIKNVEKKSGGAGKVTKSAQKAQKAGK, from the exons atggggaaggagaagacGCACATCAACATCGTCGTCATCGGGCATGTGGACTCTGGGAAATCCACCACCACCGGGCACCTCATCTACAAATGCGGGGGCATCGACAAACGGACCATTGAGAAATTTGAGAAGGAGGCTGCCGAG ATGGGGAAGGGGTCCTTCAAATACGCCTGGGTGCTGGACAAGCTGAAGGCCGAGCGTGAGCGTGGCATCACCATTGACATCTCGCTGTGGAAGTTTGAGACCACCAAGTACTACATCACCATCATTGATGCCCCTGGCCACAGGGACTTCATCAAGAACATGATCACTGGAACCTCCCAG GCTGACTGTGCTGTCCTGATCGTCGCTGCCGGCGTGGGTGAGTTTGAAGCCGGCATCTCCAAGAATGGGCAGACCCGCGAGCACGCCCTGCTGGCTTACACCCTGGGGGTGAAGCAGCTCATCGTGGGCATCAACAAGATGGATTCCACAGAGCCCCCTTACAGCGAGAAACGCTACGATGAAATCGTCAAGGAGGTCAGCGCCTACATCAAGAAGATCGGCTACAACCCGGCCACAGTTCCCTTCGTGCCCATCTCGGGCTGGCATGGAGACAACATGCTGGAGCCCTCTCCCAAT ATGCCTTGGTTCAAAGGCTGGAAGGTGGAGCGCAAAGAAGGCAACGCCAGTGGCGTGTCCCTGTTGGAGGCCCTGGACACCATCCTGCCCCCAACCCGCCCCACAGACAAACCCCTGCGCCTGCCCCTCCAGGATGTCTACAAGATTGGAG GGATTGGCACAGTCCCCGTGGGCCGAGTGGAGACCGGAATCCTGCGGCCTGGCATGGTGGTCACCTTTGCCCCTGTGAACATCACCACTGAGGTGAAATCCGTGGAGATGCACCATGAGGCCCTGAGCGAGGCTCTGCCTGGGGACAATGTTGGCTTCAATGTGAAGAACGTCTCGGTGAAGGACATCCGCCGCGGGAACGTCTGCGGGGACAGCAAGTCGGACCCGCCGCAGGAGGCAGCGCAGTTCACGTCTcag GTGATCATCCTGAACCACCCTGGCCAGATCAGTGCTGGCTACTCGCCCGTCATTGACTGCCACACCGCACACATCGCCTGCAAGTTTGCCGAGCTGAAGGAGAAGATCGACCGGCGCTCCGGCAAGAAGCTGGAGGACAACCCCAAGTCCCTGAAGTCGGGTGATGCAGCCATCGTGGAGATGATCCCTGGCAAGCCCATGTGTGTGGAGAGCTTCTCCCAATACCCACCCCTTG GCCGCTTCGCTGTCCGTGACATGCGGCAGACCGTGGCCGTGGGCGTCATCAAGAACGTGGAGAAGAAGAGTGGTGGAGCCGGGAAAGTCACCAAGTCTGCCCAGAAGGCCCAGAAGGCTGGCAAATGA
- the PPDPF gene encoding pancreatic progenitor cell differentiation and proliferation factor, with protein sequence MASIPSSGSLMATHNYRRRRLSSTSSTSSCSSEYSGEVIPHGPDLPKSDPGQWWASFFFGKTTHPAMTTVSESQESLGALRVATGPMACALVAAPGAGRRRHVSESSAGPSV encoded by the exons ATGGCATCCATTCCATCCAGCGGCTCCCTCATGGCCACGCACAACTATCGCAGAA GGCGCCTGAGCTCCAcatccagcaccagctcctgcagctcagagtACTCTGGGGAGGTCATCCCCCATGGCCCGG ACCTGCCCAAGTCTGACCCCGGCCAGTGGTGGGCCAGCTTCTTCTTTGGGAAGACGACTCACCCAGCCATGACAACGGTGTCAGAGTCCCAGGAGAG CTTGGGAGCTCTGCGGGTGGCCACAGGACCGATGGCCTGTGCCCTGGTGGCAGCCCCGGGCGCGGGACGGAGGCGCCACGTCAGCGAGTCCAGCGCGGGGCCCTCGGTGTGA
- the LOC116452757 gene encoding tyrosine-protein kinase Srms-like, with product MEQFVRKRLTFLTSFWNKLRPRSVTESCSLGYLGSDSVSLNSEATSISFIPKSSLCIALYAFTARSAEELSISAGDKLRVLREEGEYVLARRLLGEPATGYVPAAYVANLSQGTSAHRPWYFSKISRNEAEQLLLSPPNQHGSFLVRDSESSKGEYSLSVRNHTKVSHFRICKSPRGSLYIQKGHPFPNMEELLAFYTEHWKVIQSPLLQPCSPATPPERDSWERPRWEFTLRRKLGEGYFGEVWEGLWRNTVPVAIKIIKADMKAEDFNKEIQNLKRLRHEKLIQLHAVCSLEEPVYIITELMCKGNLHSYLNSPEGKSLGTSHLLNIACQVADGMRYLEEKHIVHRDLAARNILVGEELTCKIADFGLARLLKDDIYSTSSSTKIPVKWTAPEAANYRTYSLKSDVWSYGILLYEVFTYGQIPYEGMTNQETVRQITRGYRLPRPSPCPPEIYSIMLECWSGNTEERPTFLALREKLGFIYRRLLSSLS from the exons ATGGAGCAGTTCGTCAGGAAGCGTTTGACCTTCCTGACATCTTTCTGGAACAAGCTCCGTCCCCGCTCCGTGACGGAGAGCTGCTCGCTGGGGTATCTTGGCTCTGATTCCGTTTCGCTGAACTCGGAGGCGACTTCCATTTCCTTCATCCCCAAGTCCTCTCTCTGTATCGCTTTGTACGCTTTCACAGCCCGGAGCGCCGAGGAGCTGAGCATAAGCGCAGGGGACAAACTGCGTGTCCTCAGAGAAGAGGGAGAGTATGTCCTAGCCCGGCGGCTGCTGGGGGAGCCGGCCACGGGCTACGTCCCTGCTGCCTACGTGGCCAACCTCAGCCAGGGCACCTCCGCTCACCGCCC ctggTACTTCAGTAAGATCAGCCGAAACGAAGcggagcagctcctcctctcgCCTCCCAACCAGCATGGCTCCTTCCTCGTCCGGGACAGCGAGAGCAGCAAGGGCGAGTACTCTCTCTCAG TGCGCAACCACACGAAGGTCAGCCACTTCCGAATCTGCAAGAGCCCCAGGGGCAGTCTCTACATCCAGAAGGGACACCCCTTTCCCAACATGGAGGAGCTCCTCGCCTTCTACACGGAGCACTGGAAGGTCATCCAGAgccccctgctgcagccctgcagccccgcG ACTCCCCCCGAGAGGGACAGCTGGGAGCGGCCGCGCTGGGAGTTCACCCTGCGGAGGAAGCTGGGAGAGGGCTACTTTggagaggtgtgggaagggctgtggaggAACACGGTGCCGGTGGCCATCAAGATCATTAAAG CTGACATGAAAGCAGAAGACTTCAACAAGGAGATTCAGAACCTGAAGCGCCTGAGACATGAGAAACTGATCCAGCTGCACGCTGTGTGCTCTCTGGAGGAGCCCGTGTACATCATCACTGAGCTCATGTGCAAAGGCAACCTCCACAGCTACCTCAACA GTCCTGAAGGGAAGTCCCTGGGCACCTCCCACCTGCTCAATATCGCCTGCCAAGTGGCGGATGGGATGAGGTACCTGGAGGAGAAGCACATTGTCCACCGGGATCTGGCAGCCAGAAACATCCTTGTGGGAGAGGAACTCACCTGCAAAATTGCCGATTTTGGACTTGCCCGGCTCCTCAAG GATGACATTTattccaccagcagcagcactaaaATCCCAGTGAAGTGGACAGCCCCAGAGGCAGCCAACTACCGCACCTACTCTCTCAAGTCCGACGTCTGGTCCTACGGGATTCTGCTCTATGAAGTCTTCACGTATGGACAGATCCCCTATGAAG GAATGACGAACCAAGAAACCGTACGGCAAATCACCAGGGGCTACCGCCTCCCCcggcccagcccctgccctcccgAGATCTACAGCATCATGCTGGAGTGCTGGAGCGGCAACACGGAGGAGCGTCCCACCTTCCTGGCCCTGCGGGAGAAGCTGGGCTTCATCTACAGGCGGCTGCTCAGCTCCCTCTCCTGA